One Streptosporangium sp. NBC_01495 DNA window includes the following coding sequences:
- the manA gene encoding mannose-6-phosphate isomerase, class I, with translation MTDLLRNPVKNYDWGSHTAIATLAGRPSPAELPEAEMWFGTHPSGSSSVLRRGTWHSLAETVAAAPETELGKETVERFGSRLPYLLKLIAVDLPLSLQVHPSQEQAREGFTRGTYVDPFPKPELICALTPFTALAGFRPPEEAAALIGGLGVPELEAVVAPLAAGDASAALRALVEWPKDGRADLVAAIVRAATAAGGPENELVVRLAGIHPEDPACLAPLFLRRHELRPGEALFLGAGVLHCYLSGFGVEIMGGSDNVLRAGLTGKPMDVEELLRVTDPSVPALRVEPVGNLYRTPAPEFRLGTAVPGSGLTLEGGVPRILLCTEGEVETGGHTLRPGESAFVPAAHGPVELYGPGTVFWAEPGTA, from the coding sequence ATGACGGACCTCCTGCGGAACCCCGTGAAGAACTACGACTGGGGTTCGCACACGGCCATCGCCACGCTGGCCGGGCGTCCCTCCCCCGCCGAGCTGCCCGAGGCGGAGATGTGGTTCGGCACCCACCCGTCCGGTTCCTCGTCGGTGCTGCGCCGGGGGACGTGGCACTCCCTCGCCGAGACGGTGGCCGCCGCCCCGGAGACCGAGCTGGGGAAGGAGACCGTCGAGCGGTTCGGCTCGCGGTTGCCGTACCTGCTCAAGCTGATCGCCGTGGACCTGCCGCTCTCGCTCCAGGTCCACCCCTCCCAGGAGCAGGCGCGGGAGGGTTTCACCCGGGGCACCTACGTCGACCCGTTCCCCAAGCCGGAGCTGATCTGCGCGCTGACCCCGTTCACCGCGCTGGCCGGGTTCCGTCCTCCCGAGGAGGCCGCGGCCCTCATCGGCGGGCTGGGCGTACCGGAGCTGGAGGCCGTCGTCGCGCCGCTGGCAGCCGGAGACGCCTCCGCCGCGCTCCGCGCGCTGGTGGAGTGGCCCAAGGACGGCAGGGCGGATCTCGTGGCCGCCATCGTGCGGGCGGCCACGGCTGCGGGAGGCCCCGAGAACGAGCTGGTCGTACGCCTGGCGGGGATCCATCCCGAAGACCCCGCCTGCCTGGCCCCGCTGTTCCTGCGGCGCCACGAGCTGCGGCCCGGCGAGGCGCTCTTCCTGGGCGCCGGGGTCCTGCACTGCTACCTGAGCGGGTTCGGTGTGGAGATCATGGGCGGCTCCGACAACGTGCTGCGCGCCGGGCTGACCGGCAAGCCGATGGACGTGGAGGAGCTGCTGCGGGTCACCGACCCCTCGGTCCCGGCCCTGCGGGTCGAGCCGGTCGGCAACCTCTACCGCACGCCCGCCCCCGAGTTCCGTCTCGGTACGGCCGTCCCCGGTTCCGGCCTCACCCTGGAGGGCGGGGTGCCGCGCATCCTGCTGTGCACCGAGGGCGAGGTCGAGACCGGCGGGCACACCCTGCGTCCCGGCGAGTCGGCCTTCGTCCCCGCCGCCCACGGGCCCGTCGAGCTGTACGGCCCCGGCACGGTCTTCTGGGCGGAACCGGGAACCGCGTAG
- a CDS encoding MFS transporter: MVKGVAGGKEWLGLAVLVLPVLLVSVTVTVLYFALPFLSADLAPTGPQLLWIVDVYAFLLAGLLVAMGALGDRIGRRRLLLAGAAVFGVTSVAAAYAPSAELLIAARALQGAAAASLMPPTLALIRDMFRDPRQRRTAVALWAASFAGGSVLGPIVGGWLLERFWWGSVFLISVPVMVLLLVLGPVLLPEYRAPASGGFDLLGAALSLAAVLPVVYGVKQFATGGPGPVAVLAVAAGLAAGAVFLRRQRGLADPMLDPRLFADRGFTMPLVTSTLAVFALVGLFYFVAQYLQLVLGLRPLVAGLLTLPAAGMALVGSLLAAGISRRVRPGYVMGAGMALAAAGFLVMSTIDAGSDRWLLVAGLLLPGAGIGAVQALASGMIVEAAPPERAGSASAVLEAATELGGALGVAILGSVGLAVYRGRFAAATPEGLPPDGSGPAGESLGGAAGEAARLPEQAAAELLDVARTAFTGGMQLAALLCAALMATAAVSVAILLRTVRADPGGSTPRRLRQR, translated from the coding sequence ATGGTGAAGGGCGTGGCCGGCGGGAAGGAGTGGCTCGGGCTCGCGGTGCTCGTGCTGCCCGTGCTGCTCGTCTCGGTGACGGTGACGGTGCTGTACTTCGCGCTGCCCTTCCTGAGCGCCGACCTCGCGCCCACCGGACCCCAGCTGCTGTGGATCGTCGACGTCTACGCGTTCCTGCTGGCGGGCCTGCTGGTGGCGATGGGCGCCCTGGGCGACAGGATCGGCCGCCGCAGGCTGCTGCTGGCCGGTGCGGCCGTCTTCGGCGTCACGTCCGTCGCCGCCGCGTACGCTCCCAGTGCCGAGCTGCTCATCGCGGCCCGCGCCCTGCAAGGGGCCGCGGCGGCGAGCCTGATGCCGCCGACACTGGCCCTGATCCGCGACATGTTCCGCGACCCGCGACAGCGCCGGACGGCCGTCGCGCTGTGGGCCGCGAGCTTCGCCGGGGGAAGCGTGCTCGGGCCGATCGTGGGCGGGTGGCTGCTGGAGCGCTTCTGGTGGGGCTCGGTCTTCCTGATCAGCGTTCCGGTCATGGTCCTGCTGCTCGTCCTGGGACCCGTCCTGCTGCCCGAGTACCGTGCCCCGGCCTCCGGAGGATTCGACCTGCTCGGTGCCGCGCTGTCGCTGGCGGCGGTGCTGCCGGTCGTGTACGGAGTCAAACAGTTCGCCACCGGCGGCCCGGGTCCGGTGGCGGTGCTCGCGGTCGCGGCCGGGCTCGCGGCCGGCGCGGTGTTCCTGCGCAGGCAGCGCGGGCTGGCCGACCCCATGCTCGACCCGCGCCTGTTCGCCGATCGGGGCTTCACCATGCCGCTGGTCACGAGCACGCTCGCCGTCTTCGCGCTGGTGGGCCTGTTCTACTTCGTCGCGCAGTATCTGCAGCTGGTGCTCGGGCTGCGGCCGCTGGTGGCCGGGCTGCTGACGCTTCCCGCCGCCGGCATGGCACTCGTCGGCTCGCTCCTGGCCGCGGGGATCTCGCGCCGGGTCCGCCCCGGATACGTCATGGGCGCGGGCATGGCGCTCGCCGCCGCCGGGTTCCTGGTGATGAGCACGATCGACGCGGGCTCCGACCGGTGGCTGCTCGTCGCCGGGCTGCTCCTGCCGGGAGCCGGGATCGGCGCGGTGCAGGCCCTGGCGTCCGGGATGATCGTCGAGGCCGCCCCGCCGGAGCGCGCGGGCTCGGCCTCGGCGGTCCTGGAGGCCGCCACCGAGCTCGGCGGGGCACTCGGCGTCGCGATACTGGGCAGCGTGGGCCTGGCCGTCTACCGAGGGCGGTTCGCCGCCGCGACCCCCGAAGGCCTGCCCCCGGACGGCTCGGGGCCGGCCGGTGAGAGCCTGGGCGGGGCGGCGGGGGAGGCCGCCCGGCTGCCGGAACAGGCCGCGGCGGAGCTGCTCGACGTCGCCCGCACCGCCTTCACCGGCGGGATGCAGCTCGCCGCGCTCCTGTGCGCCGCCCTCATGGCGACGGCGGCGGTGTCGGTCGCGATCCTGCTCCGGACGGTGCGGGCAGATCCCGGCGGATCGACGCCTCGACGCCTTCGACAGCGGTGA
- a CDS encoding TetR/AcrR family transcriptional regulator, protein MPLPRFDRLPADARASILTVARTHFARDGKDAASFNQIIAEAGISKTSAYHYFDGKDDLFGAVVADAGGRTLTALGPWADVATGDELWEQVAAGTTRLVAHLREHPDDRAVLAEQPYLARDSHSWIHRLVANGLRIGLIDPFPGVELTTVTTVGVFDALDTWALDHPGEPGDSVADTLTLFLARLWNTAPGDENTGA, encoded by the coding sequence ATGCCGCTTCCACGCTTCGACCGGCTGCCGGCCGACGCGCGAGCCTCCATCCTCACCGTCGCCCGCACCCACTTCGCGCGCGACGGCAAGGACGCCGCGTCCTTCAACCAGATCATCGCCGAGGCCGGCATCTCCAAGACCTCCGCCTACCACTACTTCGACGGCAAGGACGACCTCTTCGGCGCCGTGGTCGCCGACGCGGGCGGCCGGACGCTCACCGCGCTCGGCCCCTGGGCCGACGTGGCGACCGGGGACGAGCTGTGGGAGCAGGTGGCGGCGGGTACGACACGGCTGGTGGCGCACCTGCGCGAGCATCCGGACGACCGGGCCGTACTCGCCGAGCAGCCCTACCTCGCCCGCGACAGCCACTCCTGGATCCACAGGCTCGTCGCGAACGGCCTGCGCATCGGACTGATCGATCCGTTCCCCGGCGTCGAGCTGACCACCGTGACGACGGTCGGCGTCTTCGACGCGCTCGACACGTGGGCGCTCGACCACCCGGGCGAGCCCGGTGACTCCGTCGCGGACACGCTCACCCTCTTCCTCGCCCGGCTCTGGAACACCGCTCCCGGGGACGAAAACACCGGGGCGTAG
- the rfbC gene encoding dTDP-4-dehydrorhamnose 3,5-epimerase codes for MRPLGIEGAWVFEPKVFPDDRGSFHEWFRVAAFRETTGQTLALSQANYSVSRRGTLRGVHFADVPPSQAKYLKCVRGAVLDVVVDIRVGSPTFGRWESVILDDEDHRAVYVSEGLGHAFMALTDDAIVVYLCSEGYAPGREHGVDPLDPELGIEWPAGVTPLLSDKDATAPTLAEARRQGLLPAYEECRRLYARLRA; via the coding sequence ATGCGTCCGCTCGGCATCGAGGGTGCGTGGGTGTTCGAACCGAAGGTGTTCCCCGACGATCGGGGCAGTTTCCACGAGTGGTTCCGGGTGGCGGCCTTCCGCGAGACCACCGGCCAGACCCTGGCCCTCTCGCAGGCGAACTACTCGGTCTCGCGCCGGGGGACGCTGCGCGGCGTGCACTTCGCCGACGTTCCGCCGAGTCAGGCCAAATACCTCAAGTGCGTCAGGGGTGCGGTTCTCGACGTGGTCGTCGACATCCGCGTCGGGTCGCCCACCTTCGGGCGGTGGGAATCGGTGATCCTGGACGACGAGGACCACCGGGCCGTCTACGTCTCCGAGGGGCTCGGCCACGCCTTCATGGCGCTGACCGACGACGCGATCGTGGTGTACCTCTGCTCGGAGGGATACGCGCCGGGGCGCGAGCACGGGGTCGATCCGCTCGACCCGGAGCTGGGGATCGAGTGGCCCGCCGGGGTGACGCCGCTGCTGTCGGACAAGGACGCGACGGCCCCGACCCTCGCCGAGGCCCGGCGGCAGGGCCTGCTCCCCGCGTACGAGGAGTGCCGCCGGCTCTACGCCAGGCTCCGGGCCTGA
- a CDS encoding DUF6879 family protein gives MTEFGDLLAKCERTAFKLEFRDQYMTGDPGYLAWEAGDLTEAVRLYSEWTATARTAIARGVDMRRVRVVSEPVSTYIAFEHAVTPGVNLAAGEAIRWLPRRLASDLALPGNDVWIFDGRMVQFCHFAGDGAWVFNDETDDPAIVTLCSSAFAAAWDRATDHEEYRIQSSC, from the coding sequence GTGACAGAGTTCGGCGACCTGCTGGCGAAGTGTGAGCGCACAGCTTTCAAGCTGGAGTTCCGGGACCAGTACATGACCGGCGATCCCGGCTACCTTGCCTGGGAAGCCGGAGATCTCACCGAGGCGGTACGGCTGTATTCAGAGTGGACCGCCACCGCCCGTACGGCGATCGCGCGGGGGGTGGACATGCGGAGAGTCCGCGTCGTGTCCGAGCCGGTGAGCACCTACATCGCCTTCGAGCACGCCGTGACGCCGGGGGTGAACCTGGCGGCCGGCGAGGCGATCAGGTGGCTCCCGAGGCGCCTGGCCTCAGATCTGGCCCTTCCGGGAAACGACGTGTGGATCTTCGATGGCCGCATGGTGCAGTTCTGCCACTTCGCGGGCGACGGCGCGTGGGTCTTCAATGATGAGACCGATGATCCGGCAATCGTGACGTTGTGTTCATCGGCGTTCGCGGCTGCCTGGGATCGCGCCACCGACCACGAGGAGTATCGGATCCAGTCGTCCTGCTGA
- a CDS encoding AbgT family transporter, with protein sequence MSATSPATPETPPESADPPLPRIVRAMAVVERAGNALPHPFWLFWILSGILVVVSAALAGMGVSVVSPGDGETVAVRSLLSGDGLAMAVSTMIENFATFPPVATIIVVIMGVAVAERSGFLAALMKVGVSRVSASWVVFAVAFAGTVAHVASAAAYIILVPLGGLAFRAVGRSPILGIVVAYTSIASGYDASPVPTPNDAIFAGITTAAAKIVGGEDAYVSPLSNWFFNIASSVLLAAVITLVTKFVLSRRPDLDADPDVDLEDIGQLSLSARERSALRLAAAALVAALVVLTAVVLPYSSPLRGENGSIVQSPLLDGIAAVVAMLFALVGIVYGTRSGSITRPGDVPRLMVEGVKQMAPVLVLFFAIAQFLAYFDWTHMGDVLAVNAAEALKQSGMPIVVVFLLILIVLTLVNVMVTSGSAMWALAAPVLVPMLMLVHVPAETTQALFRIADSGSTAITPMSPYFLMALGFLQRYRKNAGIGTLASYTLPLAIAMTAAWTLLFLAWWALGIPLGPGAPVN encoded by the coding sequence ATGTCCGCCACCAGTCCTGCGACACCGGAAACACCACCGGAGTCCGCCGACCCCCCGCTGCCGCGCATCGTCAGGGCGATGGCGGTCGTCGAACGCGCCGGAAACGCCCTGCCCCACCCGTTCTGGCTGTTCTGGATCCTCTCCGGGATCCTCGTCGTCGTCAGCGCGGCACTGGCCGGGATGGGTGTCTCCGTGGTCTCACCCGGCGACGGCGAGACCGTCGCGGTCCGGAGCCTCCTCAGCGGTGACGGCCTGGCCATGGCCGTCTCCACGATGATCGAGAACTTCGCCACGTTCCCGCCCGTGGCGACCATCATCGTGGTCATCATGGGCGTCGCGGTGGCCGAACGCAGCGGATTCCTCGCGGCGCTGATGAAGGTCGGGGTCTCCCGCGTCTCCGCCTCATGGGTCGTGTTCGCGGTCGCCTTCGCGGGCACCGTGGCCCATGTCGCGTCGGCGGCCGCCTACATCATCCTGGTGCCCCTCGGCGGCCTGGCCTTCCGCGCCGTCGGCCGCTCACCGATCCTCGGCATCGTCGTCGCCTACACGTCCATCGCCTCCGGGTACGACGCCAGCCCGGTCCCGACCCCCAACGACGCCATCTTCGCTGGCATCACCACCGCCGCCGCGAAGATCGTCGGAGGGGAGGACGCCTACGTGTCGCCCCTGAGCAACTGGTTCTTCAACATCGCCTCGTCCGTGCTGCTGGCGGCCGTCATCACGCTGGTGACGAAGTTCGTCCTGAGCAGGCGGCCCGACCTCGACGCCGACCCCGACGTGGACCTGGAGGACATCGGGCAGCTCAGCCTCAGCGCACGGGAGCGGTCCGCTCTCCGGCTCGCGGCGGCCGCGCTGGTGGCGGCCCTCGTGGTGCTGACCGCCGTCGTCCTGCCGTACTCCTCGCCGCTGAGGGGCGAGAACGGCAGCATCGTCCAGTCCCCGCTGCTGGACGGCATCGCCGCGGTCGTCGCCATGTTGTTCGCGCTCGTCGGCATCGTCTACGGGACGCGCTCCGGCTCCATCACCAGGCCCGGTGACGTGCCAAGACTGATGGTGGAGGGCGTCAAGCAGATGGCGCCGGTGCTCGTCCTGTTCTTCGCGATCGCCCAGTTCCTCGCCTACTTCGACTGGACCCACATGGGGGACGTCCTGGCGGTCAACGCCGCGGAGGCGCTGAAGCAGAGCGGGATGCCGATCGTCGTCGTCTTCCTGCTCATCCTGATCGTGCTGACCCTGGTCAACGTCATGGTCACCAGCGGCTCCGCCATGTGGGCCCTGGCGGCACCGGTCCTGGTCCCCATGCTGATGCTCGTCCATGTCCCCGCGGAGACCACCCAGGCCCTGTTCCGCATCGCCGACTCGGGCTCCACCGCCATCACGCCGATGAGCCCGTACTTCCTGATGGCCCTGGGATTCCTCCAGCGCTATCGCAAGAACGCCGGTATCGGCACTCTCGCCTCGTACACCCTGCCGCTCGCCATCGCCATGACCGCCGCCTGGACCCTGCTCTTCCTGGCCTGGTGGGCCCTCGGCATCCCCCTGGGGCCGGGCGCGCCGGTCAACTGA
- a CDS encoding NAD(P)H-binding protein — MNDEPILVTGAGGAVGGVGHTVVGLLRGRGLPVRAMAHRDDERADALRALGAQVVVGDLTRPADVADALDGCSRMFFGMSVSPSYLEAAATVATVARAVGALEALVGISQMTVSQMSALSTEESHQQRLHWLSEQVLDWSGLPVVHVRPTAFLENPMFTTLAERSIADSGTIRLPFGTGRTSPVAAGDVAAVVATILEDPRPHIGHVYELTGPRSQEMTGVAEEYSRALGRKVTYVDVPLDTWVDEVLAPAGLPPHTEEHIVTMARLHRENRYDRATRDVEAVTGRPATTVEEFVAERAARFTR, encoded by the coding sequence ATGAACGACGAGCCCATTCTCGTCACCGGTGCCGGTGGGGCCGTCGGGGGTGTCGGCCACACCGTGGTCGGGCTGCTGCGCGGGCGCGGCCTGCCCGTGCGGGCGATGGCGCACCGCGACGACGAGCGCGCGGACGCGCTGCGTGCCCTCGGGGCCCAGGTGGTGGTCGGTGACCTCACCCGGCCCGCCGACGTGGCGGACGCACTCGACGGCTGTTCCCGGATGTTCTTCGGCATGAGCGTGTCACCGTCGTACCTGGAGGCCGCCGCCACCGTCGCGACGGTGGCCCGCGCGGTGGGCGCCCTGGAGGCCCTGGTCGGCATCTCGCAGATGACCGTGTCCCAGATGAGCGCGCTGAGCACCGAGGAGTCCCACCAGCAGCGGCTGCACTGGCTGTCGGAGCAGGTGCTCGACTGGTCCGGGCTTCCCGTCGTGCACGTCCGGCCCACCGCCTTCCTGGAGAACCCGATGTTCACGACGCTGGCCGAGCGTTCCATCGCCGACAGCGGGACCATCCGGCTTCCCTTCGGGACCGGCCGCACGTCACCGGTCGCGGCCGGCGACGTCGCGGCCGTGGTCGCCACGATCCTGGAGGACCCGCGACCGCACATCGGGCACGTCTACGAGCTGACCGGGCCCCGCTCCCAGGAGATGACCGGCGTCGCCGAGGAGTACTCCCGGGCGCTGGGGAGGAAGGTCACCTACGTGGACGTCCCGCTCGACACCTGGGTCGACGAGGTTCTCGCACCCGCGGGGCTGCCGCCGCACACCGAGGAGCACATCGTCACCATGGCGCGCCTGCACCGCGAGAACCGTTACGACCGGGCGACCCGGGACGTCGAGGCGGTTACGGGACGGCCCGCGACGACGGTGGAGGAGTTCGTCGCGGAACGGGCCGCCCGCTTCACCCGGTGA
- a CDS encoding helix-turn-helix domain-containing protein: MPTPHSSSSSAQAARQALASRLRDLRLDARLTSRALAALAGWHEAKTSRIEHGKKQPSESDIAAWVQVCGVPGLLPELIAELRAVDSAWLDWQRAEKSGLTHLNAAVRELYERTKLYRSYCQDVIPGLLQTAGYTTATLSAIRDGRRVPVDDVAEAVAERMARQHILYEGDHRFVFILEAAALTYRRGGPEVMIGQLGYLLEAMALPSVSLAVIPPHVERAGRWPVENFYIFDHVQANVELVSGFLTITQPREITMYAETFTRLHEIAVFGREARTLIKAAMDSLE, encoded by the coding sequence ATGCCCACCCCGCATTCCTCCAGCTCCAGCGCTCAGGCGGCCAGACAGGCCCTTGCCTCCCGGCTGCGCGACCTACGGCTTGACGCGCGCCTGACCTCCCGAGCCCTGGCGGCTTTGGCGGGGTGGCATGAGGCCAAGACCTCACGGATCGAACACGGCAAAAAGCAGCCGTCCGAGAGCGATATAGCGGCGTGGGTGCAGGTATGCGGAGTGCCCGGCCTGCTCCCCGAGCTGATCGCCGAACTGCGGGCGGTGGACTCGGCATGGTTGGACTGGCAACGAGCCGAGAAATCGGGCCTGACCCACTTGAATGCCGCCGTCCGGGAACTGTACGAGCGGACCAAGCTGTATCGCTCCTACTGCCAGGACGTCATTCCCGGCCTTCTTCAGACGGCCGGGTACACCACGGCCACCCTGTCGGCGATTCGCGACGGCAGGCGGGTACCTGTCGACGACGTTGCCGAAGCCGTTGCCGAGCGGATGGCTCGCCAGCACATCCTGTACGAGGGCGACCACCGGTTCGTGTTCATCCTGGAGGCTGCGGCGCTGACTTACCGGCGCGGCGGTCCTGAAGTGATGATCGGTCAGCTTGGTTACCTGCTGGAAGCGATGGCGCTTCCCTCTGTTTCTTTGGCGGTGATCCCGCCCCATGTCGAGCGGGCGGGGCGGTGGCCTGTCGAGAACTTCTACATTTTCGATCATGTGCAGGCGAACGTGGAACTGGTGTCCGGCTTTCTCACGATCACGCAGCCGAGAGAGATCACCATGTACGCCGAGACGTTCACCAGGCTTCATGAGATAGCCGTTTTCGGACGGGAGGCACGGACCCTAATCAAGGCAGCCATGGACTCTCTGGAGTAG
- a CDS encoding TetR/AcrR family transcriptional regulator, translating into MSTCVQCGEPLSAAARGRRPRYCSRACQARAYRTRTAERAASPPTPAPAPAPSPARDISGTLARSTRVAEAGAEPREPRDGLSTGRIVRTAIRIADTEGLDALSMRRVAAELDAGTMSLYRYVPGKDTLIELMVEAVFAESAPPDPVPGGWRAGLELAARREWAMYSRHPWVLRVIATPQPPLGPNVLADVERSMRAVEGLGLDPMTMHWVAIMVSAQVQGSALLLANEVEAERRTGVTTRQWRALKAPMLQEILESGRFPMLSRLHEERGDAIDLDEWFEFGLRRLLDGLTVLIESRRTGPPHDEPPHNRPVHDEPVHDGPVHDEPSHGVAPAGTESRGDPEPADMEPGTSDDVTPRDSEAPPQARSLA; encoded by the coding sequence GTGTCGACGTGCGTACAGTGCGGGGAGCCGCTGAGCGCGGCGGCCCGGGGGCGGCGTCCCCGATACTGCTCGCGGGCCTGCCAGGCGCGGGCGTACCGGACCAGGACGGCCGAGCGGGCCGCGTCCCCTCCCACACCCGCACCCGCGCCTGCCCCCTCCCCCGCCCGCGACATTTCCGGCACGCTCGCGCGGTCCACCCGAGTGGCGGAGGCCGGAGCGGAGCCCCGCGAGCCCCGGGACGGGCTGAGTACCGGGCGGATCGTGCGCACCGCGATCCGCATCGCCGACACCGAGGGGCTGGACGCGCTGTCGATGCGCCGCGTCGCGGCCGAGCTGGACGCGGGCACGATGTCGCTGTACCGCTACGTACCGGGCAAGGACACCCTGATCGAGCTGATGGTCGAGGCCGTCTTCGCTGAGAGCGCGCCCCCGGACCCCGTTCCCGGAGGCTGGCGCGCGGGGCTTGAGCTCGCCGCGAGGCGGGAGTGGGCGATGTACTCCAGGCATCCGTGGGTGCTGCGGGTCATCGCCACCCCCCAGCCGCCGCTCGGGCCGAACGTGCTGGCCGACGTCGAACGGTCGATGCGGGCCGTGGAGGGCCTCGGCCTGGATCCGATGACGATGCACTGGGTGGCCATCATGGTGAGCGCCCAGGTACAGGGCTCGGCCCTGCTGCTCGCCAACGAGGTGGAGGCCGAACGGCGTACCGGCGTCACCACGAGACAGTGGCGCGCCCTGAAGGCGCCGATGCTCCAGGAGATCCTGGAGTCCGGCCGGTTCCCGATGCTGTCCAGGCTGCACGAGGAGCGGGGCGACGCGATCGACCTCGACGAGTGGTTCGAGTTCGGCCTGCGGCGCCTCCTCGACGGTCTCACCGTCCTGATAGAGAGCCGCCGGACGGGACCGCCACACGACGAACCGCCGCACAACAGACCGGTACATGATGAACCGGTACACGACGGACCTGTACATGACGAACCGTCGCACGGTGTGGCGCCCGCGGGCACGGAGTCCCGAGGCGACCCGGAGCCCGCGGATATGGAGCCCGGAACCTCAGACGACGTCACGCCTCGTGACAGCGAGGCCCCACCTCAGGCCCGGAGCCTGGCGTAG
- a CDS encoding GmrSD restriction endonuclease domain-containing protein — MLTRPWRRTAAALTALPALLATLAGPAVAAVRLPEPSVPPIARAKLNLLTVVEPRSMAGYGPDRFPHWSPRASACDAREIVLARDGQNVERDDACRAVSGSWYSVYDGRTLSSADDVDVSHIVPPANAWRSGADTWSDAERENFANDLERPQLLAVSAASNRSRGDRGPESWKPPLAASRCMYARAWADVKYHYRLTVTAEEKAALGEMLDTCRPEPAGGNRK, encoded by the coding sequence ATGCTGACACGACCATGGCGCCGTACGGCCGCCGCCCTCACAGCCCTTCCCGCCCTCCTCGCCACCCTCGCCGGGCCGGCGGTGGCCGCGGTCAGGCTGCCCGAGCCGTCGGTCCCGCCGATCGCCCGCGCCAAGCTGAACCTGCTGACCGTCGTGGAGCCGCGGTCGATGGCGGGCTACGGTCCGGACCGCTTCCCGCACTGGAGCCCGCGCGCCTCGGCCTGCGACGCCCGCGAGATCGTGCTGGCGCGCGACGGCCAGAACGTGGAGCGCGACGACGCCTGCCGGGCGGTGTCGGGCTCCTGGTACTCGGTGTACGACGGGCGCACCCTCAGCTCCGCCGACGACGTCGATGTCAGCCACATCGTGCCGCCGGCCAACGCCTGGCGTTCCGGTGCCGACACCTGGAGCGACGCCGAGCGCGAGAATTTCGCCAACGACCTGGAACGGCCGCAGCTGCTCGCCGTCTCCGCCGCGTCGAACAGGAGCAGGGGCGACCGGGGGCCGGAGTCGTGGAAGCCGCCGCTCGCCGCCTCCCGCTGCATGTACGCCCGTGCCTGGGCGGACGTGAAGTACCACTACCGCCTCACCGTCACCGCCGAGGAGAAGGCCGCCCTCGGCGAGATGCTCGACACCTGCCGCCCCGAGCCGGCCGGCGGAAACCGTAAGTGA
- a CDS encoding winged helix-turn-helix domain-containing protein, with translation MARKGRRATFEEKVFVLRLLEGGMSPDRVADALGVGRESVFRWKRQARAGGVEALRIKKAPGRPRRLTAGQEQTVKAVVRDVTPRQVLGVAVALWTRALVAMVIAAWFGIGVSVAAAGRLLRGLGLSPQRPAYQALRRDPAAVIRWMTVLLPRICRLARAPGSAPRPPRAATRARSSTRSGERSPRSVRSGSPRRTPRRSPSPPCSRRG, from the coding sequence ATGGCCAGAAAAGGTCGCAGAGCGACGTTCGAGGAGAAGGTCTTCGTCCTCCGGTTGCTGGAGGGGGGCATGTCACCGGATCGGGTGGCCGACGCGCTGGGGGTGGGCCGTGAGTCGGTGTTCCGGTGGAAGCGCCAGGCGCGGGCGGGCGGTGTCGAGGCGCTGCGGATCAAGAAGGCGCCGGGCCGGCCGCGGCGGTTGACGGCCGGGCAGGAGCAGACCGTCAAGGCGGTGGTGCGTGATGTCACCCCCCGTCAGGTGCTGGGGGTGGCCGTGGCGTTGTGGACGCGGGCGCTGGTGGCGATGGTGATCGCGGCCTGGTTCGGCATCGGGGTGTCGGTGGCGGCGGCCGGTCGGCTTTTGCGCGGGCTGGGCCTGTCGCCGCAGCGCCCGGCCTATCAGGCGTTGCGGCGCGACCCGGCGGCCGTCATCCGGTGGATGACGGTGCTCTTGCCGCGGATCTGCCGCCTGGCCCGGGCGCCTGGTTCAGCGCCGCGGCCACCGCGCGCGGCTACGAGAGCGCGGTCGTCGACGAGGTCTGGCGAACGCTCGCCGCGTTCGGTGCGTTCGGGTTCGCCAAGGCGCACGCCGCGGCGTTCGCCCAGCCCACCTTGCAGTCGGCGTGGCTGA